Proteins from a genomic interval of Danio rerio strain Tuebingen ecotype United States chromosome 4, GRCz12tu, whole genome shotgun sequence:
- the mrps10 gene encoding small ribosomal subunit protein uS10m, translating into MAASMANFRTLRVLSKIFHGHFTAASAVQHHTACPRLVHIASVFSPPSPAITESEEPDTLYQRLSVQVKGHDRAVLDSYEFFATLAAKELGLSLEKVFEPPKHIDKLTLLKSRHIFKKHRVQYEMRTHYRCIQISRITGSSARVYLEYIQRNLPEGVAMEVTKTAMEKIPEHIQKPLWDDNKPEASG; encoded by the exons ATGGCGGCCTCCATGGCGAATTTTAGAACCCTTCGCGTCCTGTCAAAGATCTTTCACGGACACTTCACAGCG GCTTCAGCAGTCCAGCATCACACAGCGTGTCCACG gctGGTCCACATCGCGTCCGTCTTCTCACCACCGTCTCCAGCT ATCACGGAGAGCGAGGAGCCGGACACGCTCTACCAGCGGCTCTCAGTGCAGGTCAAAGGTCACGATAGAGCCGTGCTCGACAGTTACGAGTTCTTCGCCACGCTGGCCGCCAAAGAGCTCGGCCTCAGCCTGGAGAAAGT ATTTGAGCCGCCGAAACACATCGATAAGCTGACGCTGCTGAAGTCTAGGCACATCTTCAAGAAGCACCGCGTGCAGTACGAGATGAGGACGCATTACAGGTGCATCCAg ATCTCCAGGATAACCGGCTCGAGCGCACGCGTTTATCTGGAGTATATTCAGCGCAATCTGCCTGAAGGAGTTGCTATGGAGGTCACAAAG ACTGCCATGGAGAAAATCCCAGAACACATCCAGAAACCCCTGTGGGACGACAACAAACCAGAGGCGTCCGGATAA